One window of the Vigna radiata var. radiata cultivar VC1973A unplaced genomic scaffold, Vradiata_ver6 scaffold_264, whole genome shotgun sequence genome contains the following:
- the LOC106755203 gene encoding pumilio homolog 6, chloroplastic: MATESLIRISEAGGKWPSHKEATAFGSTSRNMATEDLGILLNGHRFHGGRKDLTPNRSGSAPPSIEGSFLAIENLLPQQIITQNASFAALSSAVQNCESEDQLRADPAYLAYYSSNVNLNPRLPPPLTSWENRHLGRHIGSFRNNWRMSAADDSDKSSLHLPQRTLSTHKEELEDESHQQPYDDELIKASGLWRRPDAASLVSQPKNVVDLIQEDFPRTMSPVYNKSLSESPGPVDKPIDLEVGSSSSRDPPVTTVEAAKTTVGADSIRVSSIVDTHAPVTSSSSLESTGSIGVNDLDVASVASQLKALGVSNLPHSESLSYEEKWKTSYQMQHAGFQQQNNASDISSANSQNVNCVYIGREQFPFNSSKFSNVQPLLQSSGFTPPLYATAAAYMNSANPFYTNMQAPGMYTPQYVGGYTVNPTAFPPYVTAYPPHGAVPFVVDGATSSSYTPLTPGVSTGGNISHGTEMVQANKYLGQFGFPLQPSFGDPMYMQYHQQPFVEGYGISGHFDPLAPRASSVNQISPYDSQKRPSTGTYLDDKKLPDQRSATNMNSRRGGLLIPSYFGHMPNMGFLMQYPSSPLPSPVLSGYPEGSPGHLGGNNEIKLSPASGRNGGIISGWQGQRSFDGGHDPKIVNFLEDLKSGKGRRFELSDIIGHIVEFSSDQHGSRFIQQKLENCSVEEKTLVFKEVLPHASKLMTDVFGNYVIQKFFEYGSPEQRRELADRLVGQILPLSLQMYGCRVIQKALEVIELEQKAQLVHELDGNVMRCVRDQNGNHVIQKCIESIPTKKINFILSAFCGQVAILSMHPYGCRVIQRVLEHCTDESQCQFIVDEILESVCDLAQDQYGNYVTQHVLERGKPQERSQIISKLSGHIVELSQHKFASNVVEKCLEYGDATEREMLIAEIFGHGEQSDNLLIMMKDQFANYVVQKVIDICSEKQQAMLLAHVRIHAHALKKYTYGKHIVARLEHQFGENQTPGS; the protein is encoded by the exons ATGGCAACTGAGAGTCTAATTAGAATCTCTGAAGCTGGGGGTAAATGGCCCTCACATAAGGAAGCTACAGCTTTCGGTTCAACATCTCGCAACATGGCGACAGAGGATTTGGGTATACTTTTGAATGGTCATAGGTTCCATGGTGGGAGAAAGGATCTGACACCAAATCGCAGTGGCAGTGCACCTCCCAGCATAGAAGGCTCATTTTTGGCCATAGAAAACCTCTTACCCCAGCAGATCATCACCCAGAATGCAAGCTTTGCAGCCCTAAGCAGTGCTGTGCAAAATTGTGAGTCTGAAGACCAATTGCGAGCAGATCCAGCTTATTTGGCATATTACAGTTCCAATGTCAACCTAAACCCTAGACTTCCTCCCCCGCTTACATCCTGGGAAAACCGCCATCTAGGACGTCATATTGGCAGTTTTAGAAATAATTGGAGAATGTCTGCTGCTGATGACAGTGATAAAAGTTCTTTACATTTGCCTCAAAGGACTCTTTCCACACACAAGGAGGAGTTGGAAGATGAATCACATCAACAGCCATATGATGATGAATTGATTAAGGCGAGCGGATTGTGGCGTAGACCTGATGCGGCTTCATTGGTATCTCAACCTAAAAACGTTGTTGATTTAATTCAG GAGGATTTTCCTCGTACCATGTCACCTGTATATAATAAGTCTCTTTCCGAAAGTCCTGGACCAGTGGATAAACCAATTGACTTAGAAGTCGGTTCTAGTTCTTCTCGTGATCCCCCTGTTACTACAGTAGAAGCTGCTAAAACTACTGTAGGTGCGGATAGTATAAGGGTGTCATCAATTGTTGATACCCATGCCCCAGTTACAAGCTCATCATCTCTTGAATCGACTGGTAGCATTGGTGTTAATGACTTAGATGTTGCTTCTGTTGCATCTCAATTAAAGGCTCTTGGTGTATCTAATCTACCACACTCAGAAAGTCTGAGTTACGAAGAAAAGTGGAAGACTAGCTACCAGATGCAACACGCAGGATTCCAGCAACAAAACAATGCATCTGATATTTCTAGCGCCAATTCTCAAAATGTAAATTGTGTGTATATTGGTAGGGAACAGTTTCCTTTTAATTCAAGCAAGTTCTCAAATGTCCAGCCACTACTGCAGTCGTCTGGGTTTACGCCTCCCCTATATGCCACAGCAGCTGCTTATATGAACTCAGCAAATCCATTTTACACAAATATGCAGGCCCCGGGTATGTATACTCCACAATATGTTGGTGGATACACTGTAAATCCGACAGCTTTTCCTCCATATGTTACTGCATACCCTCCTCATGGTGCTGTACCGTTTGTTGTTGATGGAGCTACTAGTTCTAGTTATACTCCACTAACACCTGGGGTTTCAACTGGGGGAAACATTTCACATGGAACTGAAATGGTACAGGCAAACAAGTACCTTGGGCAATTTGGATTTCCTCTGCAGCCTTCTTTTGGTGATCCCATGTACATGCAATATCATCAGCAGCCTTTTGTGGAGGGATATGGTATTTCTGGTCATTTTGATCCACTGGCTCCTAGAGCAAGTAGTGTTAACCAAATTAGCCCTTATGATTCACAAAAAAGGCCCAGTACTGGTACCTAtttggatgataaaaaattaccCGATCAAAGATCTGCTACTAATATGAACTCAAGAAGAGGTGGATTATTGATTCCTAGTTATTTTGGACACATGCCAAATATGGGTTTTTTAATGCAGTATCCAAGTTCACCACTTCCAAGCCCTGTTTTATCCGGATACCCAGAAGGAAGTCCAGGCCATCTAGGTggtaataatgaaataaaacttTCCCCAGCTTCTGGTAGAAATGGAGGAATAATATCTGGATGGCAAGGTCAGAGATCATTTGATGGTGGTCATGACCccaaaattgttaattttcttgaAGACTTAAAATCTGGCAAAGGTCGAAGATTTGAGCTATCTGATATTATTGGACATATTGTTGAATTTAG CTCCGATCAGCATGGAAGTCGATTTATACAGCAGAAGTTGGAAAATTGTAGTGTTGAAGAGAAGACATTGGTGTTTAAGGAGGTTCTCCCACATGCTTCTAAATTAATGACTGATGTATTTGGTAACTACGTAATACAGAAG TTTTTTGAGTATGGAAGTCCTGAGCAGAGGAGGGAACTTGCAGATCGACTGGTCGGCCAGATACTACCTCTAAGTCTGCAGATGTATGGCTGTCGTGTAATCCAAAAG GCACTTGAGGTTATTGAGCTTGAACAGAAAGCTCAGCTTGTTCATGAGCTAGATGGAAATGTTATGAGATGTGTTCGTGACCAAAACGGTAACCATGTAATTCAAAAGTGCATCGAATCAATTCcaaccaaaaaaattaattttatactatcTGCATTTTGTGGTCAAGTTGCTATTCTATCAATGCATCCCTATGGATGTCGAGTAATACAg AGAGTACTAGAACATTGCACGGATGAGAGTCAATGTCAGTTTATTGTGGATGAAATCTTGGAGTCAGTTTGTGATCTTGCTCAGGACCAGTATGGCAATTATGTTACACAG CATGTCTTGGAGAGAGGAAAGCCTCAAGAAAGGAGCCAAATTATCAGCAAGTTGTCAGGACATATTGTTGAATTAAGCCAGCATAAGTTTGCTTCAAATGTTGTAGAAAAATGTTTGGAGTATGGTGATGCCACTGAACGGGAGATGCTAATTGCTGAGATATTTGGGCATGGTGAACAAAGTGATAATTTATTG ATAATGATGAAAGATCAATTTGCTAATTATGTGGTCCAGAAGGTCATTGATATCTGTTCTGAAAAACAGCAAGCAATGTTACTTGCTCATGTAAGAATTCATGCTCATGCTTTGAAGAAATACACTTATGGGAAACACATTGTGGCTCGGTTGGAACATCAATTTGGAG AGAATCAAACACCTGGCTCATGA
- the LOC106755164 gene encoding mitochondrial outer membrane import complex protein METAXIN, with the protein MATVANESTRMNTLVVRKPCFGLPTGCPQCLSAYIFLKFSQVPFNLDYHPNYPDSDQIPYFESGDCVAYNNEKEGIIESLKREVGDLDSGISSLPDWTATKVLLTTWLADALEYELWVGCNGSSVDKIYYSDLPWPIGRLLYWKKALWVMQKHGISKDNAEKKEEEIYGRANSAYDALSTLLGEQNYLFENRPSSLDAIFLAHALVILQALPESSILRVNFLEHTILVKYVQQCNTKIIETSALPSNYPDFHAEPSSSSSDSKGRSTSGSTKPKTKPKRQPQTKEEKTFRRRAKYFVVAQLVAVILFLSIRSGSGDDALELDDVGYDFDE; encoded by the exons ATGGCAACAGTGGCTAATGAGAGCACACGGATGAACACCCTTGTAGTTAGAAAACCGTGTTTTGGTCTCCCCACCGGTTGCCCTCAATGCTTATCCGCCTATATTTTTCTCAAGTTCTCTCAAGTTCCCTTTAACTTGGATTATCACCCTAACTACCCTGATTCTG ATCAGATTCCTTACTTTGAGAGTGGAGATTGTGTGGCATACAATAATGAGAAGGAGGGGATCATTGAGAGCTTGAAAAGGGAGGTGGGTGATTTAGATAGTGGTATTTCTTCTCTCCCTGATTGGACGGCAACCAAAGTGTTGCTCACCACATGGCTTGCTGATGCACTGGAGTATGAACTGTGGGTGGGATGTAATGGTTCCTCTGTTGATAAGATCTATTATTCTGATCTTCCCTGGCCTATAGGACGGCTCCTCTATTGGAAGAAAGCTCTTTGGGTGATGCAGAAACATGGGATAAGCAAAGACAATGctgaaaagaaggaagaagag ATTTATGGGAGAGCAAACTCTGCATATGATGCTCTGTCAACTTTGTTAGGGGAGCAAAACTACCTTTTCGAAAATAG GCCATCAAGCTTGGATGCTATTTTTCTTGCTCATGCATTAGTTATTCTTCAAGCTTTACCT GAATCATCAATTTTGCGGGTCAACTTTTTGGAACATACCATTTTGGTGAAATATGTGCAGCAAtgcaatacaaaaattatagaaaCTAGTGCTTTGCCTTCCAATTATCCAGATTTTCATGCAgaaccatcatcatcatcatcagatTCTAAAGGTCGTTCAACTTCAG GTTCAACAAAGCCCAAGACTAAACCTAAAAGACAGCCACAAACAAAGGAGGAGAAAACCTTTAGAAGAAGGGCTAAATATTTTGTGGTAGCACAGCTAGTTGCTGTTATTCTTTTCCTCAGTATCAGGTCTGGATCTGGTGATGATGCTTTGGAGTTAGATGATGTAGGCTATGATTTCGATGAATGA